One window from the genome of Drosophila albomicans strain 15112-1751.03 chromosome 2L, ASM965048v2, whole genome shotgun sequence encodes:
- the LOC117564306 gene encoding aspartate--tRNA ligase, mitochondrial isoform X1 produces the protein MLLISRSIWRSQQQRLQQIGKQAVVFSGTKSTQPQPVLSTSSPGSNSNRNDPLTTSTPTAAVAAACSHIMSGRYRGGGGGGGRYGGGGGGGGYGGGYNDFDNYRGGGGGGGYNDNFGPGPNPFNMGPNISGNDLMHLMNAMASNFSMNSQPPQPMRRSCGELRNHHCGMFVELSGRLIKKRVNRFAELRDRNGGACQLVVLEDKHPRVARRMNNMPENTTLTIVGQVMQRPQNSCNQTMPTGEIEVEVQDILSIHFPASGTKRAGDKRTYSTMVQQQSSLGITSTEYKIAKNENILKYFENRDITCNDLRREDVGKTVTLVGWIPTTKNNKFLQLKDGYGQTQLMIEDQSLTDTFLSTPEQTVLQIVGKVLGRPKANINLKYDTGEVEVSVTSVKILNPDDAYEGPIKAKAKLQKMSIDDLESEEAAEVAAAAASASTSSNNGDGSAMETSEVASTSAVPLTSEQRLKIADTNKFADRTHNCGELTSNEINEKVVICGWLEFQRMNKFFILRDAYGQTQVLIMPKTKGLEEYAETAVPIESIVRVEGTVIPRPAATINPKMTTGHVEIEADKVDILNAAKKNLPFEIRKFNKAGERLRLTHRYLDLRFNDMQHNLRLRSSVIMRMREYLINYLGFVEVETPTLFRRTPGGAQEFVVPTRKAGHFYSLVQSPQQFKQMLMAGSIDRYFQVARCYRDEATRPDRQPEFTQLDVELSFTSRDDIMQLIEETLRYSWPKHLPKLQTPFRRITYEEAMEKYGCDKPDTRFGFLLNNVSDIIEKSENFKGKYEDFGAYAIVVRASEAFWNGAARKHYESLSKVFSGTLFVRKFNFAKDVQERLTKLLGNDVATEVIEKFDLEENDLLFLCIGPKVETRNLLGRIRLDYQEFLVENAKAKKSYDFRFLWVIDFPLFERNNVTKQLESVHHPFTAPLVDDLDKFATSCDNLETIRSEAYDLVLNGQEVGGGSMRIHDRDMQQFILEQVLKIPHDHLSHLLSALESGCPPHGGIALGLDRLIAILCRARSIRDVIAFPKSLNGRDPLSNAPVPISDEEMKLYHLAIQDTEENEDSRSTNNTADEQEDDDPDAVRAPPSPMSATSETENREMDVEVKAETEPVSTVVSDVASTIKEEQKEEDATMTAVEATETEVVVKEATPPPATEAAPDAAPAAPATRAKRVIKKKV, from the exons atgttattaatttccAGAAGCATTTGGCGtagccagcagcagcgactaCAGCAAATCGGCAAACAAGCGGTGGTTTTTAGTGGCACAAAATCAACGCAACCGCAGCCTGTTCTTAGTACCAGCAGTCCCGGCAGCAATAGTAATAGAAACGACCCGCTAACCACCAGCaccccaacagcagcagtagcagccgCTTGTAGTCAC ATCATGAGTGGTCGGTATCGTGGTGGCGGCGGAGGTGGTGGTCGTTACggtggcggaggaggaggtggaggctATGGCGGCGGCTACAACGATTTTGATAACTATAggggtggcggcggcggtggaggCTACAATGATAACTTCGGCCCTGGTCCAAATCCTTTCAACA tggGTCCCAACATCTCTGGCAACGATCTAATGCATTTGATGAACGCCATGGCCAGTAATTTCAGCATGAACTCGCAGCCACCACAGCCGATGCGCCGCAGTTGCGGCGAACTGCGGAATCATCACTGTGGTATGTTTGTTGAGCTGTCGGGACGTTTGATCAAGAAGCGAGTCAATCGCTTTGCCGAGCTGCGCGATCGCAATGGGGGCGCTTGTCAACTGGTAGTGCTGGAGGACAAGCATCCAAGAGTGGCACGGCGCATGAACAATATGCCAGAAAACACAACGTTGACTATAGTGGGTCAGGTGATGCAACGGCCACAGAATTCTTGCAATCAAACCATGCCCACTGGTGAAATTGAAGTGGAAGTCCAGGACATACTCAGCATACATTTCCCGGCAAGTGGCACAAAGCGAGCCGGCGATAAGCGCACCTACAGCACCATGGTGCAGCAACAGAGCAGCCTCGGTATCACCAGCACCGAATACAAGATTGCCA AGAACGAGAACATCTTGAAGTACTTTGAGAATCGCGACATTACATGCAACGATCTGCGGCGTGAGGATGTAGGCAAAACAGTCACCTTGGTGGGTTGGATACCCACCACCAAGAATAACAAGTTCTTGCAGCTAAAGGATGGTTATGGTCAGACACAGCTCATGATCGAGGATCAATCC CTAACGGACACATTCCTCTCCACGCCAGAACAAACTGTGCTGCAAATTGTGGGCAAAGTGCTGGGCAGGCCCAAGGCAAACATTAATTTA AAATACGACACCGGAGAGGTGGAAGTGAGCGTAACAAGTGTCAAGATCTTGAATCCAGATGATGCTTACGAAGGGCCCATCAAAGCCAAGGCGAAACTGCAAAAGATGTCAATCGATGATCTCGAGAGTGAGGAGGCAGCTGAGgtcgcagcagctgctgcttccgCTTCAACCAGTAGTAATAATGGCGACGGAAGCGCTATGGAAACCAGTGAAGTGGCCAGCACAAGTGCTGTGCCGTTAACGTCAGAGCAACGTCTCAAAATCGCAGATACCAATAAGTTTGCAGATCGCACACACAACTGCGGTGAACTGACGTCCAATGAGATTAATGAGAAGGTTGTCATATGCGGCTGGCTGGAATTTCAGCGCATGAACAAGTTCTTCATATTGCGTGATGCTTACGGTCAGACACAAGTGCTGATAATGCCCAAGACAAAGGGTCTAGAGGAATATGCTGAGACAGCGGTACCCATTGAGTCGATTGTACGTGTGGAGGGCACAGTAATACCACGTCCAGCGGCCACAATTAATCCAAAGATGACCACGGGACATGTGGAAATTGAAGCCGACAAAGTGGACATACTGAATGCAGCCAAAAAGAATCTGCCATTTGAAATACGTAAATTCAATAAGGCTGGGGAACGCTTGCGTTTGACACATCGCTATCTGGACTTGCGTTTTAATGATATGCAGCACAATTTGCGTTTGCGTTCCAGTGTCATAATGCGCATGCGCGAATATTTGATCAACTATTTGGGTTTCGTGGAGGTCGAGACGCCTACGCTGTTCCGTCGTACACCTGGCGGCGCACAGGAGTTTGTGGTGCCTACACGTAAGGCGGGACACTTTTATTCGCTGGTTCAGAGTCCGCAGCAATTCAAACAGATGCTGATGGCGGGTAGCATTGATCGTTACTTTCAGGTGGCGCGTTGCTATCGCGACGAGGCCACGCGACCGGATCGCCAGCCCGAGTTTACCCAGCTGGATGTGGAGTTGTCGTTTACCAGTCGTGATGATATTATGCAATTGATTGAAGAAACGTTGCGCTACTCGTGGCCAAAGCATTTGCCCAAGCTGCAGACGCCATTCCGTCGCATCACATACGAGGAAGCTATGGAAAAATATGGTTGCGATAAGCCCGATACGCGTTTTGGTTTCCTGCTGAACAACGTCTCGGACATCATTGAGAAGAGCGAGAATTTCAAGGGCAAATACGAGGATTTTGGTGCCTACGCCATTGTGGTGCGGGCCAGCGAGGCTTTCTGGAATGGCGCCGCTCGCAAGCACTACGAGAGTTTGAGCAAGGTGTTCTCGGGCACATTGTTTGTGCGTAAGTTCAATTTCGCCAAGGATGTGCAGGAGCGACTCACCAAGCTGCTGGGCAACGATGTGGCCACTGAAGTAATTGAGAAATTCGACCTAGAAGAGAACGATTTACTTTTCCTCTGCATTGGACCCAAAGTCGAGACG CGCAATCTGTTAGGTCGTATACGCTTGGACTATCAAGAGTTTCTGGTGGAGAATGCGAAGGCCAAAAAGTCATATGATTTCCGCTTTTTGTGGGTTATTGATTTCCCGCTGTTTGAGCGCAACAATGTCACCAAGCAGCTGGAGAGCGTGCATCATCCATTTACGGCGCCGCTGGTAGATGACTTGGACAAATTTGCCACCAGTTGCGATAATCTCGAGACAATACGTTCGGAGGCCTACGATTTGGTGCTCAATGGCCAGGAAGTGGGAGGCGGTTCGATGCGTATACATGACCGCGACATGCAACAGTTTATATTAGAGCAAGTGCTTAAGATACCGCATGATCATCTGTCGCATTTGCTGAGCGCTCTGGAGTCCGGTTGTCCGCCACATGGCGGCATCGCATTGGGCTTGGATCGTCTAATTGCCATCTTGTGCCGTGCACGCTCCATACGCGATGTGATTGCATTCCCCAAGTCGTTGAATGGTCGCGATCCGCTCTCAAATGCCCCTGTGCCCATTTCAGACGAGGAAATGAAGCTTTATCATCTTGCCATACAGGATACGGAGGAGAATGAGGATAGCAGAAGCACAAATAACACAGCCGACGAGCAGGAGGACGATGATCCGGACGCAGTGCGTGCGCCACCATCGCCCATGTCGGCTACCAGTGAGACAGAGAACCGCGAAATGGATGTGGAAGTCAAGGCGGAGACTGAGCCAGTGTCAACTGTGGTTTCGGACGTAGCGTCGACCATTAAGGAGGAACAAAAGGAAGAGGACGCCACAATGACGGCGGTAGAGGCCACAGAAACAGAAGTCGTCGTTAAGGAAGCAACACCACCGCCTGCAACAGAAGCCGCACCAGATGCAGCGCCCGCTGCACCAGCGACACGAGCCAAACGTGTCATCAAAAAGAAGGTGTAG
- the LOC117564306 gene encoding aspartate--tRNA ligase, mitochondrial isoform X2: MSGRYRGGGGGGGRYGGGGGGGGYGGGYNDFDNYRGGGGGGGYNDNFGPGPNPFNMGPNISGNDLMHLMNAMASNFSMNSQPPQPMRRSCGELRNHHCGMFVELSGRLIKKRVNRFAELRDRNGGACQLVVLEDKHPRVARRMNNMPENTTLTIVGQVMQRPQNSCNQTMPTGEIEVEVQDILSIHFPASGTKRAGDKRTYSTMVQQQSSLGITSTEYKIAKNENILKYFENRDITCNDLRREDVGKTVTLVGWIPTTKNNKFLQLKDGYGQTQLMIEDQSLTDTFLSTPEQTVLQIVGKVLGRPKANINLKYDTGEVEVSVTSVKILNPDDAYEGPIKAKAKLQKMSIDDLESEEAAEVAAAAASASTSSNNGDGSAMETSEVASTSAVPLTSEQRLKIADTNKFADRTHNCGELTSNEINEKVVICGWLEFQRMNKFFILRDAYGQTQVLIMPKTKGLEEYAETAVPIESIVRVEGTVIPRPAATINPKMTTGHVEIEADKVDILNAAKKNLPFEIRKFNKAGERLRLTHRYLDLRFNDMQHNLRLRSSVIMRMREYLINYLGFVEVETPTLFRRTPGGAQEFVVPTRKAGHFYSLVQSPQQFKQMLMAGSIDRYFQVARCYRDEATRPDRQPEFTQLDVELSFTSRDDIMQLIEETLRYSWPKHLPKLQTPFRRITYEEAMEKYGCDKPDTRFGFLLNNVSDIIEKSENFKGKYEDFGAYAIVVRASEAFWNGAARKHYESLSKVFSGTLFVRKFNFAKDVQERLTKLLGNDVATEVIEKFDLEENDLLFLCIGPKVETRNLLGRIRLDYQEFLVENAKAKKSYDFRFLWVIDFPLFERNNVTKQLESVHHPFTAPLVDDLDKFATSCDNLETIRSEAYDLVLNGQEVGGGSMRIHDRDMQQFILEQVLKIPHDHLSHLLSALESGCPPHGGIALGLDRLIAILCRARSIRDVIAFPKSLNGRDPLSNAPVPISDEEMKLYHLAIQDTEENEDSRSTNNTADEQEDDDPDAVRAPPSPMSATSETENREMDVEVKAETEPVSTVVSDVASTIKEEQKEEDATMTAVEATETEVVVKEATPPPATEAAPDAAPAAPATRAKRVIKKKV, from the exons ATGAGTGGTCGGTATCGTGGTGGCGGCGGAGGTGGTGGTCGTTACggtggcggaggaggaggtggaggctATGGCGGCGGCTACAACGATTTTGATAACTATAggggtggcggcggcggtggaggCTACAATGATAACTTCGGCCCTGGTCCAAATCCTTTCAACA tggGTCCCAACATCTCTGGCAACGATCTAATGCATTTGATGAACGCCATGGCCAGTAATTTCAGCATGAACTCGCAGCCACCACAGCCGATGCGCCGCAGTTGCGGCGAACTGCGGAATCATCACTGTGGTATGTTTGTTGAGCTGTCGGGACGTTTGATCAAGAAGCGAGTCAATCGCTTTGCCGAGCTGCGCGATCGCAATGGGGGCGCTTGTCAACTGGTAGTGCTGGAGGACAAGCATCCAAGAGTGGCACGGCGCATGAACAATATGCCAGAAAACACAACGTTGACTATAGTGGGTCAGGTGATGCAACGGCCACAGAATTCTTGCAATCAAACCATGCCCACTGGTGAAATTGAAGTGGAAGTCCAGGACATACTCAGCATACATTTCCCGGCAAGTGGCACAAAGCGAGCCGGCGATAAGCGCACCTACAGCACCATGGTGCAGCAACAGAGCAGCCTCGGTATCACCAGCACCGAATACAAGATTGCCA AGAACGAGAACATCTTGAAGTACTTTGAGAATCGCGACATTACATGCAACGATCTGCGGCGTGAGGATGTAGGCAAAACAGTCACCTTGGTGGGTTGGATACCCACCACCAAGAATAACAAGTTCTTGCAGCTAAAGGATGGTTATGGTCAGACACAGCTCATGATCGAGGATCAATCC CTAACGGACACATTCCTCTCCACGCCAGAACAAACTGTGCTGCAAATTGTGGGCAAAGTGCTGGGCAGGCCCAAGGCAAACATTAATTTA AAATACGACACCGGAGAGGTGGAAGTGAGCGTAACAAGTGTCAAGATCTTGAATCCAGATGATGCTTACGAAGGGCCCATCAAAGCCAAGGCGAAACTGCAAAAGATGTCAATCGATGATCTCGAGAGTGAGGAGGCAGCTGAGgtcgcagcagctgctgcttccgCTTCAACCAGTAGTAATAATGGCGACGGAAGCGCTATGGAAACCAGTGAAGTGGCCAGCACAAGTGCTGTGCCGTTAACGTCAGAGCAACGTCTCAAAATCGCAGATACCAATAAGTTTGCAGATCGCACACACAACTGCGGTGAACTGACGTCCAATGAGATTAATGAGAAGGTTGTCATATGCGGCTGGCTGGAATTTCAGCGCATGAACAAGTTCTTCATATTGCGTGATGCTTACGGTCAGACACAAGTGCTGATAATGCCCAAGACAAAGGGTCTAGAGGAATATGCTGAGACAGCGGTACCCATTGAGTCGATTGTACGTGTGGAGGGCACAGTAATACCACGTCCAGCGGCCACAATTAATCCAAAGATGACCACGGGACATGTGGAAATTGAAGCCGACAAAGTGGACATACTGAATGCAGCCAAAAAGAATCTGCCATTTGAAATACGTAAATTCAATAAGGCTGGGGAACGCTTGCGTTTGACACATCGCTATCTGGACTTGCGTTTTAATGATATGCAGCACAATTTGCGTTTGCGTTCCAGTGTCATAATGCGCATGCGCGAATATTTGATCAACTATTTGGGTTTCGTGGAGGTCGAGACGCCTACGCTGTTCCGTCGTACACCTGGCGGCGCACAGGAGTTTGTGGTGCCTACACGTAAGGCGGGACACTTTTATTCGCTGGTTCAGAGTCCGCAGCAATTCAAACAGATGCTGATGGCGGGTAGCATTGATCGTTACTTTCAGGTGGCGCGTTGCTATCGCGACGAGGCCACGCGACCGGATCGCCAGCCCGAGTTTACCCAGCTGGATGTGGAGTTGTCGTTTACCAGTCGTGATGATATTATGCAATTGATTGAAGAAACGTTGCGCTACTCGTGGCCAAAGCATTTGCCCAAGCTGCAGACGCCATTCCGTCGCATCACATACGAGGAAGCTATGGAAAAATATGGTTGCGATAAGCCCGATACGCGTTTTGGTTTCCTGCTGAACAACGTCTCGGACATCATTGAGAAGAGCGAGAATTTCAAGGGCAAATACGAGGATTTTGGTGCCTACGCCATTGTGGTGCGGGCCAGCGAGGCTTTCTGGAATGGCGCCGCTCGCAAGCACTACGAGAGTTTGAGCAAGGTGTTCTCGGGCACATTGTTTGTGCGTAAGTTCAATTTCGCCAAGGATGTGCAGGAGCGACTCACCAAGCTGCTGGGCAACGATGTGGCCACTGAAGTAATTGAGAAATTCGACCTAGAAGAGAACGATTTACTTTTCCTCTGCATTGGACCCAAAGTCGAGACG CGCAATCTGTTAGGTCGTATACGCTTGGACTATCAAGAGTTTCTGGTGGAGAATGCGAAGGCCAAAAAGTCATATGATTTCCGCTTTTTGTGGGTTATTGATTTCCCGCTGTTTGAGCGCAACAATGTCACCAAGCAGCTGGAGAGCGTGCATCATCCATTTACGGCGCCGCTGGTAGATGACTTGGACAAATTTGCCACCAGTTGCGATAATCTCGAGACAATACGTTCGGAGGCCTACGATTTGGTGCTCAATGGCCAGGAAGTGGGAGGCGGTTCGATGCGTATACATGACCGCGACATGCAACAGTTTATATTAGAGCAAGTGCTTAAGATACCGCATGATCATCTGTCGCATTTGCTGAGCGCTCTGGAGTCCGGTTGTCCGCCACATGGCGGCATCGCATTGGGCTTGGATCGTCTAATTGCCATCTTGTGCCGTGCACGCTCCATACGCGATGTGATTGCATTCCCCAAGTCGTTGAATGGTCGCGATCCGCTCTCAAATGCCCCTGTGCCCATTTCAGACGAGGAAATGAAGCTTTATCATCTTGCCATACAGGATACGGAGGAGAATGAGGATAGCAGAAGCACAAATAACACAGCCGACGAGCAGGAGGACGATGATCCGGACGCAGTGCGTGCGCCACCATCGCCCATGTCGGCTACCAGTGAGACAGAGAACCGCGAAATGGATGTGGAAGTCAAGGCGGAGACTGAGCCAGTGTCAACTGTGGTTTCGGACGTAGCGTCGACCATTAAGGAGGAACAAAAGGAAGAGGACGCCACAATGACGGCGGTAGAGGCCACAGAAACAGAAGTCGTCGTTAAGGAAGCAACACCACCGCCTGCAACAGAAGCCGCACCAGATGCAGCGCCCGCTGCACCAGCGACACGAGCCAAACGTGTCATCAAAAAGAAGGTGTAG
- the LOC117564307 gene encoding LOW QUALITY PROTEIN: phospholipase A1 member A (The sequence of the model RefSeq protein was modified relative to this genomic sequence to represent the inferred CDS: deleted 2 bases in 1 codon) gives MLHFTMNKRLLRLLSCLLLVSSCCCQYEDDEYQRTFNSEATTLSPAPIAEPQPAANRDITIGPCKWAIGRSCPDPDIKYYIYTRHNLMDRQSLQIDETMEKSNLTSSFFNPRHPTKILIHGYNSDMFLNPLQRMRDEYLAKGDYNIFYVDWSVLSPGPCYISAVHNTRQAGTCAAQLVERLVETGNTDIHIIGFSLGAQVPNFLARTLKSFKLPRITGLDPAMPLFITAGANDKLDPSDADFVDVIHTNAMVQGKLERCGHADFYMNGGISQPGCTGWMNSFACSHQRATAYYLESIRSPKGFWGWSCSGYISYLLGMCPATNYLLEAGDNTRPSTRGMFLIDTNDTSPYALGKWTDLPTLGVKRPHMPPHSLRLPQQNVDPLLQHIDQFGKLSGNFNNLPDDPSHPQNLYEHWTSYSPPQKEKENFNSVEEQDSSSEFEDLDNRNLQSPVNWWNYRRNLTHGYIDNHIFGMPKVH, from the exons ATGTTGCACTTCACCATGAACAAGAGATTGCTGAGATTATTAAGCTGCCTGCTTTTGG ttagcagctgttgttgccagtATGAAGACGATGAATATCAGCGCACTTTCAATTCGGAAGCCACAACTCTTTCACCAGCTCCGATTGCTGAGCCACAACCTGCTGCCAATCGCGATATCACAATTGGACCCTGCAAGTGGGCCATTGGACGCAGTTGCCCCGATCCGgatattaaatactatatctATACGCGACACAATCTGATGGATCGTCAGAGTCTGCAGATCGATGAAACTATGGAAAAATCGAATCTTACCAGCTCGTTTTTCAATCCACGACATCCTACCAAGATATTAATTCATGGCTACAACTCGGATATGTTTCTCAATCCACTGCAACGCATGCGAGATG AATATTTGGCCAAAGGTGACTACAACATCTTCTACGTGGACTGGAGCGTACTCTCGCCAGGACCTTGCTATATTAGTGCCGTGCACAACACACGCCAGGCAGGAACATGTGCGGCCCAGCTTGTGGAGCGACTGGTGGAGACGGGAAACACGGATATACACATCATTGGTTTCTCGCTGGGTGCACAAGTGCCCAACTTTCTGGCACGCACGCTGAAATCCTTTAAGCTGCCACGCATTACGGGCTTGGACCCAGCGATGCCGCTCTTCATTACAGCCGGAGCCAATGACAAACTGGATCCGAGTGATGCGGACTTTGTGGACGTTATTCACACTAATGCGATGGTGCAGGGCAAACTGGAGCGATGTGGACATGCGGATTTCTATATGAATGGCGGCATCTCACAGCCAGGCTGCACCGGCTGGATGA ATTCGTTTGCTTGCAGCCATCAGCGTGCCACGGCATATTATCTGGAATCGATACGCTCACCCAAGGGCTTCTGGGGCTGGTCATGCAGTGGCTACATCTCATATCTGCTCGGCATGTGTCCGGCCACAAATTATCTGTTGGAGGCGGGCGACAACACGCGTCCCAGCACACGGGGAATGTTCCTCATCGACACCAACGACACCTCACCCTATGCCTTGGGCAAGTGGACAGATTTGCCCACGTTGGGCGTGAAGCGTCCTCACATGCCACCGCATTCGTTGCGGCTGCCACAGCAGAACGTTGATCCACTGCTGCAGCACATCGATCAGTTTGGGAAACTCTCTGGCAACTTTAACAATCTGCCCGACGATCCCAGCCATCCGCAGAATCTTTACGAACACTGGACCAGCTATAGTCCGCCA cagaaggagaaggagaactTCAACTCGGTTGAGGAGCAGGATTCATCGTCAGAGTTCGAGGACCTCGATAATCGTAATTTGCAGTCGCCAGTCAATTGGTGGAATTATCGCCGCAATCTTACACACGGCTATATAGATAATCATATTTTTGGCATGCCGAAGGTACATTAA
- the LOC117565454 gene encoding neprilysin-4, translated as MSKMRWQWQLPMLCLLIIKPRSLHSEETAESGRFFTEIYKRNLKQIVELRNATIEPCDDFYAHACGNFGHLAVAEEPEDALPPLLYNKQDRMEFFMAQHVNFKTLPGKALSQLYTQCKQRREQHVFRPAPRISHWQRIVHQLPMMAPYKQALSFWPFLPYQWQQLRLDEQLNWVQLSAQLAAHGVPTLLHIYFAQETIYVASIGNLPCPSLQGFRRSLASVLHGSHPQVSRIVAHEMRVLCRGMRGELPTTTTTESTTESEGGGQEQLTLDGNTMDYFQHFFAQLNFTEEMLSEARKLPLDVARIRQAWQVLRYTDPRIIVNYVLWQVQQELRYEDCYVLAQEFERLLHVEYWQWHVFRSQLNRNVAFAMYQLHTTRFQQLRRSKLSRRDWYGYMLPEEVERKELQVARLLQTHAQHYLNLIEHELHYGALELQPRSFYSNLLQLRRAQLRHSFVSPFVDPEDVQQPAYFLRHFLHFVQLVLQRPMYHYYATQGLQLWRQSRLLEDTDGYYTALDCLQRQTEQHYDLELQDIYRPLASHEVDDVFKFYRSFQAALRDYHFWLEGERFLFAEQFVLQFFGLDEHRVLFYAVAQQMCNRQDEIFAAQLNRGYMNLPEFQAAFNCSADAAMNPAAKCMINQCEK; from the coding sequence ATGAGCAAAATGCGCTGGCAATGGCAGCTGCCAATGCTCTGCTTATTAATCATCAAACCGCGTAGTTTGCACAGTGAGGAAACCGCGGAATCGGGTCGCTTCTTCACCGAGATCTACAAACGCAATCTTAAGCAAATTGTGGAGCTGCGCAATGCAACAATCGAGCCCTGTGACGATTTCTATGCGCATGCCTGCGGCAACTTTGGCCACTTGGCAGTGGCTGAGGAACCCGAAGATGCGCTGCCACCGCTGCTGTACAACAAACAGGATCGCATGGAGTTCTTTATGGCGCAGCATGTGAACTTTAAAACGCTGCCTGGGAAGGCGCTCTCCCAGCTCTACACGCAGTGCAAGCAGCGAAGAGAGCAGCACGTCTTTCGTCCTGCGCCACGCATCTCTCATTGGCAGCGTATTGTGCATCAGCTGCCGATGATGGCGCCGTATAAGCAAGCGCTCTCCTTTTGGCCTTTTTTGCCCTAtcaatggcagcagctgcggctGGACGAGCAGCTCAATTGGGTGCAACTTTCCGCACAGCTGGCGGCACATGGTGTGCCCACCTTGTTGCATATTTACTTTGCCCAGGAGACTATCTATGTGGCATCTATTGGCAATCTGCCGTGCCCTAGTTTGCAGGGCTTTCGTCGGAGTCTGGCCAGCGTGTTGCATGGAAGTCATCCGCAAGTGTCGCGCATTGTGGCACATGAGATGCGCGTCCTGTGCCGCGGCATGCGTGGCGAGttgcccacaacaacaacgacggaGAGCACCACCGAATCTGAGGGAGGAGGACAAGAGCAGCTGACGTTGGATGGCAATACAATGGATTATTTTCAGCACTTTTTTGCGCAGCTCAACTTTACAGAGGAGATGCTAAGCGAGGCGCGCAAGTTGCCGCTCGATGTGGCACGCATTCGGCAGGCGTGGCAAGTGCTGCGCTACACAGATCCGCGCATTATTGTCAACTATGTGCTGTGGCAGGTGCAGCAAGAACTGCGCTACGAGGATTGCTATGTGTTGGCACAAGAGTTCGAGCGTCTGTTGCACGTTGAGTACTGGCAGTGGCACGTGTTTCGCTCGCAGCTCAATCGAAATGTGGCATTCGCCATGTATCAACTGCACACCACACGCTTCCAGCAGCTGCGACGCTCCAAGCTGAGTCGTCGGGATTGGTATGGATACATGCTGCCGGAGGAGGTGGAACGGAAGGAGTTGCAGGTGGCAAGATTGCTGCAGACGCATGCGCAGCATTATCTCAATCTCATCGAACACGAGTTGCACTATGGTGCATTGGAGTTGCAGCCACGCTCCTTCTACAGCaatctgctgcagctgcggcgAGCGCAACTGCGTCACAGCTTTGTGTCGCCCTTTGTGGATCCCGAGGATGTGCAGCAGCCGGCCTATTTCTTGCGACACTTTCTGCACTTTGTGCAGCTTGTGTTGCAGCGTCCCATGTATCACTATTATGCCACGCAGGGCTTGCAGCTGTGGCGTCAATCGCGTCTGCTGGAGGACACTGATGGCTACTACACTGCCCTGGACTGTTTGCAGCGCCAAACGGAGCAGCACTATGATCTCGAGTTGCAGGACATTTATCGTCCACTGGCCTCGCATGAGGTAGATGATGTCTTCAAGTTCTACCGCTCGTTTCAGGCCGCGTTGCGGGATTATCACTTTTGGCTGGAGGGCGAGCGTTTCCTCTTTGCCGAGCAGTTTGTCCTGCAGTTCTTTGGCCTCGACGAGCATCGTGTCCTCTTCTATGCGGTGGCCCAGCAGATGTGCAATCGCCAGGATGAGATCTTTGCCGCCCAGCTGAATCGCGGCTATATGAATCTGCCCGAGTTTCAGGCTGCCTTCAACTGCTCAGCGGATGCGGCTATGAATCCAGCTGCCAAGTGTATGATTAACCAATGTGAAAAATGA
- the LOC127564983 gene encoding uncharacterized protein LOC127564983 codes for MTTVSQAIFWKSSEPKQKHPNFTRISATKQKFTIYAQSKMSEAKNLMTTFGILAVLLFFLWIIYAVL; via the exons ATGACAACTGTCAGCCAGGCGATTTTTTGGAAGAGCTCTGAACCTAAGCAAAAACACCCCAA TTTCACTAGAATTTCGGCGACAAAGCAAAAGTTCACAATTTATGCG caatcCAAAATGAGTGAAGCCAAGAACTTGATGACCACCTTCGGCATTCTGGCCGTGCTTTTGTTCTTCCTTTGGATCATCTACGCCGTTTTGTAA